The genomic interval CCCAAGAGCGGACCCGTTCGGATAGCCTCCACGGCCATGAGCAGGCACGTTCTAGGCAGCTGCCGGGAAGCCTCGCTCGCCAGGATGACGGCCGGACCCATCTCGTGACTTCTCCTACCGGGACGAAGGCGGCCAACCCCACGCGAACGGGAACCGCCGGGATGGTGCTCTCGGCGTTGGTGGCCTGCCAGTTCGTGATGGTGCTCGATACCTCGGTTATGAACGTGTCGATGGTGGAGGTGGCCAAGGACCTCGGGACCGACATCACCGGCATCCAAACCGCCATCACCATGTACACCCTCGTCATGGCGTCGTTCATGCTCACCGGCGGCAAGTTGGGGCAGCTCCTCGGCCGCAAACGGGCCTTCATCATTGGCTGCGTGGTCTACGGGGCCGGGTCGCTCACCACCGCGCTATCCCAAAACCTCGTCATGCTGCTGGTCGGATGGTCGCTGCTCGAGGGTCTCGGAGCGGCCCTGATCCTGCCCGCCATCGTGGCCCTGGTGGCCTCCAACTTCACCCAGGACGAGCGCCCCCGGGCCTACGGGATACTGGCGGCGGCAGCCGCCGTGGCGGTAACGGCTGGGCCCCTCATCGGCGGTCTCTTCACCACCTACCTCTCGTGGCGTTGGGTATTCCTTGGTGAGGTGATCGCCCTGCTGGGCGTCCTGGTCGTCGCTCGACGCCTCAGCGATACACCGCCGACGCCAGGGACGCGGCTCGACCTCGGAGGCACCCTGGCGTCGGCGGTGGCTTTGGGGCTCTTCGTCTTCGGGCTCCTGCGCTCCAGCGCCTGGGGGTTCATCGAACCCAAGCCAGGGGCCCCCGAATGGTTTGGGCTGTCCCCGTCGTTCTGGCTCATGGTGGCCGGCGGAATCGTGGCCCGGCTCTTCTTCATCTGGGAAGATCGGGTTATCGAGCGGGGCAAGGAACCCCTGCTCGACCCGGTGCTGCTCGAAAACCTCGCGCTGCGGGCAGGCATGCTGGCGTTCTTCTTCCAGTTTCTCCTGCAGTTCGGCCTCTTCTATTTGATCTCCCTGTTCCTCCTGGTGGCTCTGGGCCTCTCGCCCATCGCTGCCGGCTTGCAACTCATGGCCTTTTCCATCACCTTGCTGGCAGCCGCGTTGGGGGTGCCGAAGCGCTTCCCCGATGTCTCGCCGCGCCGCGTGGTGCGCCTGGGGTTTGCGGCGTTCGTCGTGGGCCTTGCCACGCTCATCATGGCGCTCAACGTGGGCTCGGGGCCCGAGGTCGTGACCTGGCCGTTGCTGATTGCTGGCCTGGGGGCGGGGATGCTGGCCTCGCAACTCGGAAGCGTCACCGTCTCGTCGATGCCCGACGACCGCGCCGGCGAGGTGGGTGGGTTGCAGAACACGGCCACCAACCTCGGCTCATCGATCGCCATTGCCCTCACCGGTGCTGTGCTCATCAGCGCCCTCACCACCTCGTTCCTTACCGGTATCCAAGAGAACCCCGACATTTCCGAGGCCTCCTTGGCCAGCGCCGAGGTGGAACTGGGGGCGGGGATTCCCTTCCTCTCCGACCAGGACCTCACCGCCGCCCTGGATGAGGCCGGGGTGCCGCCCGACGCCGCCGCATCCATCGCCGCCGTGAACACCGCCGCCCGGGTGCGGGCCCTCCAGAGCGCGTTGGGAGTGCTGTTGCTCATCGCCGTCGTCGCCCTGTTCACCAGCGGAAAGGTCCCCGCCCACCAACCCGGTCACCGCCCACCCCCAGCCTGATCGCCAGGGCCACCCCGACCCGGCGCGTCCATCGCACCGGGTGCCACCAAGAGAATTCTGGTGGAGATAACCTCACACAATGCGAACCGCCTCGCGCTTGTCGCGGGCGAGGCAGCGGCGTTGCAGAGCGGCGCCAGCAGGGATGACCGTCGATAGTCGGCGAGGGCCGCCCAGCACCCCATGCCCCGGCGTCACCCCGCCTCGACGACTGGGTTGCCTCCTGCTTGCAACGGATGGACTCATGGGTAGGCGTGACCGTTGACCTGCAACTCGAGGTCGCCCGCCCAACCGCTGACGAGCGCTTGAGCCCCTCGTAGGAGCCTCACCCAGGGCTGGAAACCAGAGCCGCAATCGTCGCTAACCAGGCGAGGACGCCTGGGGCCAAGGCGCTGGCCCGGGAGAACCTACGGGCGAGCAGGGGCGCTGCGACGAAGGCTCCCGTCATCGCGAGAAACCCGATGATCAGGACGTTCTCGGGCCGGTCACATGCGGCCGGGCAAGCCGGAAGGGTACAACGATTGTTCGTAGTGCATATCTCCGTGAGCATCGCTGCGAACACCCCGGCCGTTATGGAACTGAGGAACCAAAACGGGGCGGCAAACCGAACGAACAGCAGGGTCCGACCACGGTTGTCGGCCCGCCAGGCCAGCATCGCCATCACCGTCATAACGGCCAGCCCCCCGAGCACGACCACCGCGCAAGTTTACGCCAACAAGACAATGGTGGAGGTGATGGGACTCGAACCCACGGCCTCTTCGATGCGACCGAAGCGCTCTAGCCAACTGAGCTACACCCCCGCAGGGACCCTCAGGCTAGCGCGCTCGCCCTAGCGGTTAGAACCCGGGTCAGTTGCCGTAACGACGAAGGTCGGCGGGCTCCTCCACGCGGGGCGTGGGCGGGGCGATGTAGCGCACCTTTTCATCACGCTCCATGCTCTGCTGCTGAAGGCTCACGAGCAATCCCACGTAGGCCAGGAACAGCCCGGCGACCACGAAATTGAGGGTCCACGCCAGCCCGCCCACGACCAAGGCGAGCAGGAAGGTAACCCCCACCGCGGCGAGAAGGTAGACGAACACATCACGGCGGTGGCGGCGAGCGTCGCTGCGGCGGCGTTGGCCCGACGGCGACCCGGACGAGCGGTGGGCGAGTTGGCTGACGTTGGAACGCCGGTCGTAACTCTGGTTGTCGTAGTGGCCGACATCCAACCGGGCGGGGCTCGTGCGAGCGGCACCGGGGGTGGTGCGCTCCAGCACATGCAGTTGCTGGCGGAACGACGCGATGGACTCGCTAGGGCGATGTTCCCGACGTCCTTGAAGAAAAGGGGGTACCAATACTGCAGCCCAAACAAGGGCAAGGATAACGAGTACCAGCACTGTGGTCACGCTCCGGGGCCGTCCTTCGTGTATCAGGGAACGTAGTGGTCCGCCGCGCTCCGTTGGTGGATGCTGACCGACCCGCCACGATCCGGCGGTTTTGCAACATTCGGCGGGCACCCCTGAAAACTGAGGCCCGAACATTGCGGTTGGACTACGAATCTACGACGACAACGGCCGGGCCGCAAACGCTCTCCGTTCCGCCTGTCCACCGCCGCTAGAGCCCTGCTCTACGTGTCGGAACCACCGTCGTCGTCCCGAGGAGCCCGCCGATAGGCCCCGGAGCGACCCCCGGTTTTCTCCCACAGCGCCACATCACCAATCACCATGGACCGATCGGCGGACTTGCACATGTCGTAGATGGTGAGCGCCGCCACCGTGCAGGCAGTGAGGGCTTCCATCTCCACGCCGGTGCGGTCCACCGTGTCCACGGCGGCCTCCACCTCGATCCAGGTGTCTTCGATGCGGAAGTTCACCAACACGGCACCCACCAGCAACGGATGGCACAACGGGATCAGATCCGAGGTGCGCTTGGCGGCCTGGATGCCCGCCACGCGGGCCACCGAGAGCACATCACCCTTGCTCACCGCGCCGCGAGCCACCAACGCGGTGGTGTCGGCGTGCATGTGCACCCGGGCTCGGGCTACCGCCCGACGATGGGTGGCGTCTTTCGGGGTGACATCGACCATGCGGGCCCGGCCCAGCGGATCGAGGTGTGTGAGGCCGTGATCAGACATGTCCTCAGCCTACTTACCCACCGATCTGGCTCATAGACCGACGCGGCCGAACGAAGTGCACCTGGTTGATGGCATGCCCAGCCCATTTGGTCCCCACACACTCCTCGATGGCTCTCGAGAGGACATCGTCGGAGGCTCCCGAGCGCAGCAAACCGCGTAGGTCATGGTCCTGGATGGAAAAGAGGCAACTGCGCAGTTGGCCGTCAGCGGTGAGACGGATGCGATCACACTGGTCGCAGAATGGCCGCGTGACGCTGGGGATGATCCCCACTTCGCCCCGCCCGTCGAGGTAGCGGAACCGCTCGGCGGGCTCGCTGCCACGCGCCACCGCAGCGAGTGGAAACACCCGGTGGATGCGTTCGAGAATCTCTGCCTGCGGCACCACCTGATCGTTCTGCCAAGCCTCACCGCCATCGAGGGGCATGAACTCGATGAAGCGCACGATCACCCCTCGCTCTCGCCCGAAGCGAGCGAGGTCTTCGATCTCGTCATCGTTGGTGCCGCGCACCACCACCACGTTTACCTTCACCGGCGCCAGACCGGCTTGAACGGCCGCCTCGATTCCGTTGAGCACGTTGGTCAGTTCGTCCCGGCGGGTCATCTCGTGAAAACGCTCCGGCCGCAGCGAATCCAGCGACACGTTCACCCGGCGCAGCCCGGCGCCCACCAGTTCCGTCGCCATCGTGCGCAAGGTGGCGCCGTTAGTGGTGAGGGCGAGGTCTACCCGTAGCTGGGCCAGTTTGCTCACCAACACCGGCAGATGGGCCCGGACAGTGGGTTCGCCCCCGGTGAGGCGAATGGAGGTGATGCCGTGGCGCTCCACCAGCAACCGGGCCACCCGTTCCAACTCCTCGAAGGTAAGGACGTCCTCACGCGCCAGCCACGTCATGCCTTCCTCCGGCATGCAGTACGTACAGCGGAAATTGCACCGATCAGTGACGGAGATACGGAGGTCTCGATGCACCCGCCCGTACGAATCGACCAGTGGCCGAGGTACCTCGGTGGACGCGTCGGCGGTAGTCACCCCCGCAGGTTACGTCGTTTCGGCGACCCACCCCGGCGCCAGGCCCACCCGGGGATCAGACCTCCACCAGCAGCAGCACCCGCACCTCGCCCCCAGCGGGAATTCCCTCGCCGTCGGGGATCACCGCCAAGCCCTGAGCGCGGGCCATCGCGGTGAGGTGGTGGCTACCTTGGCCACCGGCCGAAACGACCTGCAGCGCCCCGTGCTCGTCGCGGGTGGCGACCACGCGAACAAAATGAGTCTTGCCATCGGGCGTGCGCGTAAAGGTTTCGCCGGCGGTGGCGGTCACCCGGGGACGGTGTAGATCCCCTCGCCCCGCCAGCCGCCGCAACGCCGGGCGGGCCAGCAACTCGAAACTCACCAGCGACGACACCGGGTTGCCCGGCAACCCCAGCACCGGCGTGAAACGATCCCCCACCTGTCCGAAGGCAAAGGGCTTGGCCGGTCGGATGGCGATCTGCATCCACTGCATGTCGCCGATGCGCTCGAGTACCACCTTCACCAAATCGATGTCGCCCATGGACACCCCGCCGGTGGTGATCACCGCATCGCAGGTGGCCGCCCCCGAGAGAATCGCCGCGGTGATGGCGGCTTCGTCGTCGGGGATGAGGCCCAGGTCCACCGCCATGCAACCGGTCTGGGCCACCAGTGCCAGCAGCATTACCCGGTTCGAGTCGCGTATCTGGCCGGGCCCGAGCGCCCCCCCGCCCCCCACTAGTTCGTCGCCGGTCGAGAGCACCCCCACGCGCGGGCGGGGGTGCACGAGCACCTCCCCTACGCCGATACTCGCCAGCACCCCGAGGTGGGCGGCGGTGATCACCTCAGCGGGGCCAAACACTGAATCACCCACCTGCAGGTCATCGCCCGCCGGCCGCACATGCCGCCCCGGTGGTACCACTACCTCGATCAGCACCCGGGCCCCGTCGGCCCGCCGTTGGGTTTGTTCCACCAGCACGATGGAGTCTGCCCCCTCGGGGATCGGCGCCCCCGTGAAGATCCGCATGGCTTCCCCGGGGCCGAGGGCCACCAGGGCGGGATGGCCGGCCGCCACCTCACCCACCACCGGCAACTCCACCGGCGCGCCCGCAGTATCCGCCGCCCGCAGCGCATAGCCATCCATCGCCGAGTTGGCGAAAGCCGGCACCGCCTCCGGCGAGATGACCGCTTCGGCCAAGACACAACCCACCGCCGCCATGGTCCACAGGCGAGCGGGGGCGAGGGGAACGACGCGTTCCAGAACATGGGCCTGGGCGTCGGCGAGGGAGATCAGACGATGCCCTGTTCGCGTACGTACCGGCTCAGCCAGGCACGGAAATCGGCGCCGACATCAGGATGGGCCAAGGCCAACTCCACCGTGGCGCGCAGGTAATCGAGTTTGTCGCCGATGTCGTAGCGACCCTCGCTGAAGGTGTAGCCGTACACGTCCCCGTCATCGAGGAGCTGGCCGATGGCATCGGTCAACTGCACCTCTCCCCCCGCCCCCGGCGGGGTGCGATCAATGGCCGCAAAGATCGACGGTGAGAACACGTATCGCCCCATCACACCCCAGGTGGAGGGAGCCTCTTGCGGCGCTGGCTTCTCCACGATGCTGCGCACCTGGAGGAGGCGCTCCTCCACCTGGTCGTAGGCGATGCTGCCGTAGGCGCTGATTTCCTCCGGTGGAAACTCCTTGCAGGCGATGATCGCCGACTGTCGCGCTTCGTGGTGGGCGATCATCTCCGCCAGCACGGTGGAGTGCTCGTCCATGATGTCGTCGCCCAACATCACCGCGAAGGAATCGTTGCCCACATGCCGGCGAGCCAGGCCCACCGCGTGGCCCAGGCCACGCGTCTCGCCTTGGCGGACGTAATGGATTTCGGCCAGGTTGGCGAGGGCGAGCACCTCCGCGAGCCGCGAATCCTGACCCTTGGCATGGAGTTCGGCTTCGAGTTCCACGTTGCGGTCGAAGTGATCTTCGATGGCCTTCTTGCTGCGCCCGGTGATGATCAGAATGTCTTCGATCCCCGAACGGGCGGCCTCTTCCACCACGTACTGGATGGCTGGCTTGTCGACGACGGGCAACATCTCCTTGGGCACCGCCTTGGTGGCGGGCAGGAAGCGCGTGCCGAGCCCGGCCGCGGGGATGACGGCCTTGCGCACAGAGGTCATGGAGCCAAGTTCTAGTCGCTCAGCGACGGTTCCTCACCCCGACGCAGCCGCCCGATGTTGTCGCGGTGACGTGTGACCACCACCACCCCGGCCGCCGCCCACATCGCCACCTCCGCCGGCGACTGCCCGATGAGGGCTGCGCCCACGGGCAATCCGGCCGCCACCACCAATGATCCTGCGGCGGCCACCCCGCTGATTCGCACGATCAACGCCCACGCCAACCCCAGCACCACCATCACCACCGGCAGCAGCACGAGGGCCGCCCCCACCATGGTGGCCACCCCCTTGCCCCCTCGAAACCCGCGCCTGACTGGTGCTACGTGGCCTACCACCGCCGCTAGGGCGCACCCCACCCCCAGCGCCCGCCCACCGATGGCCCAACCCATCCCCGCCGCCAGCGCCCCTTTGCCCACATCCCCCAACAGCACCACTGCCGCCGCCCGTCGCCCCAAGGTGCGCCAGGCGTTGGAGGCGCCCGGGTTACCCGACCCCTCCGTCGTGAGGTCTCGGCCGTAGCCCCGACCCACCACCAACGCGGTGGGCAACGTGCCCAGCAGGTACGCCGGCACGACCGCCACCCACCCAAGGTCCACACCAAGACCGTAGATGGGCGCGGAGGTGCGGCCCGGGACAGCCGACCGCTACGCTGGCACTCTCATGGTTTGAGTGCCAACGGTGCAGAGGACGTCGTGCCCACCTACGAATACCTGTGTAAGGACTGCGGGAACCAACTCGACGTCGTTCAGTCCTTCAGCGACGACGCGCTCACTACCTGTGCCCAGTGCGGGGGCACCCTTCGCAAGTTGTTCGGCAATGTCGGCATCTCCTTCAAGGGCAGCGGCTTTTACAAAAACGACAGTCGCGGCAAGGCCAAAACCCCCACCCCGGCCTCCAACGGCGACACCTCGGGCGGATCGAGTAGTTCCGACTCCACCAAGAAGACCGAGCCGAGCACCAGCCAGCCCAGCGACTCCGGCTCCAAGCCCAGCGACTCCGGCTCCAAGCCCAGCGACTCCGGCTCCAAGCCCAGCGACTCCGGCTCCAAGCCCAGCGACTCCGGCTCCAAGCCCAGCAAGTCCGGCTCCAAGCCCACCTGAGCGCACACCTTCCCCTCGCCCCGCCGCGCCACTAGCCTCGCGGAGGCTTCCCCCGCCCGGTCCCTCTCCCGTTGAGGAGACGCGCCTCCATGCGCCCCAAGCCATTGTCCCGCCGTCGGGTACGACCCGGTCTACTGCTGCGTCGGCAGCCCCGACTGCGCTGGGCGCTGGCGGCGGTGGCCGCGCTAGTCACCACCACCGCGGTGGCCAGCGTGGTGGAGCGTGCCGAACGGGCCCAGGAAGCGTGGGGCCCGGGTCGCCCCGCCGTGATCGTCACCCGCGACCTCGCCCCCGGCGACCGGCTCGACCTCTCCAACACCGACGTGGTCCAAACCCCCCGCGCCCTCATCCCCCCCGGGGCACCCAGCGCGTTGCCCTCCGACGCTCGCGTGCGGGCGAGGGTCTACCGCGGCGAGGTGCTGCTCGCCGCTCATCTTGCCCCGGCCGCGGCCACCGCCTTGAGCGCCCGCTTGTTGCCCGGGACACGGGCGGTAGCCATCCCCGCCGAACCCGCCACCACCCCTGCGCTCCACATTGGCGACCGCGTCGATGTGCTGGTGGCGCTTGCCCCCGAGGCCGCCGGCACCGGACCGCCCGGCTTTGCGGTAGCCCCCGCGGCGATGGTCGTCGGCGTGAGCGACACGGCCATCACCGTGGCGGTGGCCACCGCCCTCGCCCCCCGAATAGCCGTAGCCCTCGGCCAGGGAGCGGTCACCCTCGCCTTGGTGGCTCCCTAACCATCGCGGCTACCGCACCGCGTACAACCCGAGCACCGCCACTCCGAGGACCACCCGGTAAATCACGAACGGCGTGAAGGAGTGCGTCTTGAGCAGGCGCAACAGGCCCCAGACCGCCAGCCACCCCGTGATGCCTGAAGCCACCATCCCCCAGAGGAACGGGGCCAGGAACCCCTCGGGAATGCCACCGCCCTGCGCCACATCGGTGGCCGTGAACAACAAGGCTCCCACCGTGATCGGGATACTCATCAAGAACGCGAACCGAGCCGCCCCATCGCGCCCCAGTCCGGCCACCCGACCGGCGCTTATCGTCACCGCCGAGCGGGACACACCGGGCTGCAATGCCACGGCCTGGGCGAGACCGATGATCACCACATCACGAGCGGTCGCCTGTTCGAGTGCTCGGGTACCGGGGCGGCGGTCCGCCCAGCCCAGCACCAAACCAAACACGATGAGCATCGTGCCAATGAGCCAGATGGAGCCGGTGCGACGCTCGATCACCTCGCTGAACAAGGCGCCGGTAATCGCCGCCGGGATGGCCGAGGCCAGCAAGAACCACGCCAGTCGGAAATCCTGGGTGCCCTTCTGGGAGGGACGCAGGCCCGCCTTGAGATACCGCAGCAGATCATGCCGGAAGTAGGCCACCGCGGCGATCAACGTGCCGAGGTGCAGAGCAACGTCAAAGGTTTTTTCCAGCGATGGCTGACCGGCGAAGTCTTGCCAGCCGAACAGCCACGGCACGAGCAGGAGGTGCCCCGAGGACGAGATCGGCAGAAACTCCGAGAGGCCCTGGGTGATCCCGAGAACAATGGCGTGAAAGATCGACAAGAGATCAGGTGCCCGACAAGGCGATATCGGGAATCACCAACGTGACCCCACCGCTGCCGTCGGGCAGCCATTCGAGGTCGGCCCCCACCGCCGAGATGTCGAGTAAGAGACGCTGCAGGGTGGAGGCAATGGTGGCCTCGCGAATGGGCTCGGCCAACTCGCCGCCCTTCACCATGAGCCCCTCAACCCCCACCGAGAAATCGCCCGACACCGGATTGACCCCGGAGTGAAGGCCCGCCATGGAGGTGACGAACAACCCGTGTTCGATGGCCCCCAGCACCTCGTCGTGGGTGCCCACCCCCGGAGCCACGGCCAGGGCGCCGGCCCCCACGCCCGGGGTAGAGGAGATGCCGCGTTGGGCAGAACCGGTGGAGGCCGTGCCGCTGCGCCGACCGGTGTAACTGTTGTGCAGGAACCCCTCCAGCACACCGTTCACGACCAGTTCATTGCGGCGGCAGGCCAGACCCTCACCATCGTGAATCTCGGCGCCGAGCGAACGGGGGTCGGTAGGATCGTCGACAAAGGTCAGCAATGGGGAGGCGATCAGTTCGCCCACCCGCCCGGCGAAGGGGGATCGGCCCTTCAGCACCGCGCCGCCGTTCAACATCCCACCTACCAACCCCAAGATGGTGGCTGTCATCCGCGGCTCCAGCACCAGAGTGATCCGTTGGGTGGCCGGCTTGGTGGCGCCGAGGAGGCGAGTGGCCCGCAAGATGGCGTCATCGGCCGCTTCATCCACGGACAAATCCCCCACCTCACGACCCACCGAAAGACCAGCGGCAATCTGCGTCTCGCCGTCGCGTACGGCTAGAGCCTGCACGGCGAGATGACAGTTGCCGGCCCGGCCCCAAGCCCGAATCCCGGTGCTGGTGGCTACCGCACCTTCACCGCGGGCATCGGCGAACATCGCCACCCGCACCGAACGCACCCGCTCGTCGCGGCTGGTGGCGGCCCGCTCCAA from Acidimicrobiia bacterium carries:
- a CDS encoding FmdB family transcriptional regulator; protein product: MPTYEYLCKDCGNQLDVVQSFSDDALTTCAQCGGTLRKLFGNVGISFKGSGFYKNDSRGKAKTPTPASNGDTSGGSSSSDSTKKTEPSTSQPSDSGSKPSDSGSKPSDSGSKPSDSGSKPSDSGSKPSKSGSKPT
- a CDS encoding undecaprenyl-diphosphate phosphatase, translated to MSIFHAIVLGITQGLSEFLPISSSGHLLLVPWLFGWQDFAGQPSLEKTFDVALHLGTLIAAVAYFRHDLLRYLKAGLRPSQKGTQDFRLAWFLLASAIPAAITGALFSEVIERRTGSIWLIGTMLIVFGLVLGWADRRPGTRALEQATARDVVIIGLAQAVALQPGVSRSAVTISAGRVAGLGRDGAARFAFLMSIPITVGALLFTATDVAQGGGIPEGFLAPFLWGMVASGITGWLAVWGLLRLLKTHSFTPFVIYRVVLGVAVLGLYAVR
- a CDS encoding TldD/PmbA family protein produces the protein MAPEQPDLLAVAVRIAEMAGPAEQVEAYVARGTSTSVKAYGGEVESLTQASSAGVGVRVIVDHREGFAYAGTLDESAVLDALTEARDNAQFGEPDEFNALAEPDGTAPANLDLWPAGLEHVPTADKVAMALELERAATSRDERVRSVRVAMFADARGEGAVATSTGIRAWGRAGNCHLAVQALAVRDGETQIAAGLSVGREVGDLSVDEAADDAILRATRLLGATKPATQRITLVLEPRMTATILGLVGGMLNGGAVLKGRSPFAGRVGELIASPLLTFVDDPTDPRSLGAEIHDGEGLACRRNELVVNGVLEGFLHNSYTGRRSGTASTGSAQRGISSTPGVGAGALAVAPGVGTHDEVLGAIEHGLFVTSMAGLHSGVNPVSGDFSVGVEGLMVKGGELAEPIREATIASTLQRLLLDISAVGADLEWLPDGSGGVTLVIPDIALSGT
- the moaC gene encoding cyclic pyranopterin monophosphate synthase MoaC — encoded protein: MSDHGLTHLDPLGRARMVDVTPKDATHRRAVARARVHMHADTTALVARGAVSKGDVLSVARVAGIQAAKRTSDLIPLCHPLLVGAVLVNFRIEDTWIEVEAAVDTVDRTGVEMEALTACTVAALTIYDMCKSADRSMVIGDVALWEKTGGRSGAYRRAPRDDDGGSDT
- the moaA gene encoding GTP 3',8-cyclase MoaA — protein: MVDSYGRVHRDLRISVTDRCNFRCTYCMPEEGMTWLAREDVLTFEELERVARLLVERHGITSIRLTGGEPTVRAHLPVLVSKLAQLRVDLALTTNGATLRTMATELVGAGLRRVNVSLDSLRPERFHEMTRRDELTNVLNGIEAAVQAGLAPVKVNVVVVRGTNDDEIEDLARFGRERGVIVRFIEFMPLDGGEAWQNDQVVPQAEILERIHRVFPLAAVARGSEPAERFRYLDGRGEVGIIPSVTRPFCDQCDRIRLTADGQLRSCLFSIQDHDLRGLLRSGASDDVLSRAIEECVGTKWAGHAINQVHFVRPRRSMSQIGG
- a CDS encoding glycerol-3-phosphate acyltransferase, with product MYGLGVDLGWVAVVPAYLLGTLPTALVVGRGYGRDLTTEGSGNPGASNAWRTLGRRAAAVVLLGDVGKGALAAGMGWAIGGRALGVGCALAAVVGHVAPVRRGFRGGKGVATMVGAALVLLPVVMVVLGLAWALIVRISGVAAAGSLVVAAGLPVGAALIGQSPAEVAMWAAAGVVVVTRHRDNIGRLRRGEEPSLSD
- a CDS encoding molybdopterin molybdenumtransferase MoeA, whose translation is MGCVLAEAVISPEAVPAFANSAMDGYALRAADTAGAPVELPVVGEVAAGHPALVALGPGEAMRIFTGAPIPEGADSIVLVEQTQRRADGARVLIEVVVPPGRHVRPAGDDLQVGDSVFGPAEVITAAHLGVLASIGVGEVLVHPRPRVGVLSTGDELVGGGGALGPGQIRDSNRVMLLALVAQTGCMAVDLGLIPDDEAAITAAILSGAATCDAVITTGGVSMGDIDLVKVVLERIGDMQWMQIAIRPAKPFAFGQVGDRFTPVLGLPGNPVSSLVSFELLARPALRRLAGRGDLHRPRVTATAGETFTRTPDGKTHFVRVVATRDEHGALQVVSAGGQGSHHLTAMARAQGLAVIPDGEGIPAGGEVRVLLLVEV
- the galU gene encoding UTP--glucose-1-phosphate uridylyltransferase GalU, translating into MTSVRKAVIPAAGLGTRFLPATKAVPKEMLPVVDKPAIQYVVEEAARSGIEDILIITGRSKKAIEDHFDRNVELEAELHAKGQDSRLAEVLALANLAEIHYVRQGETRGLGHAVGLARRHVGNDSFAVMLGDDIMDEHSTVLAEMIAHHEARQSAIIACKEFPPEEISAYGSIAYDQVEERLLQVRSIVEKPAPQEAPSTWGVMGRYVFSPSIFAAIDRTPPGAGGEVQLTDAIGQLLDDGDVYGYTFSEGRYDIGDKLDYLRATVELALAHPDVGADFRAWLSRYVREQGIV
- a CDS encoding MFS transporter, which produces MVLSALVACQFVMVLDTSVMNVSMVEVAKDLGTDITGIQTAITMYTLVMASFMLTGGKLGQLLGRKRAFIIGCVVYGAGSLTTALSQNLVMLLVGWSLLEGLGAALILPAIVALVASNFTQDERPRAYGILAAAAAVAVTAGPLIGGLFTTYLSWRWVFLGEVIALLGVLVVARRLSDTPPTPGTRLDLGGTLASAVALGLFVFGLLRSSAWGFIEPKPGAPEWFGLSPSFWLMVAGGIVARLFFIWEDRVIERGKEPLLDPVLLENLALRAGMLAFFFQFLLQFGLFYLISLFLLVALGLSPIAAGLQLMAFSITLLAAALGVPKRFPDVSPRRVVRLGFAAFVVGLATLIMALNVGSGPEVVTWPLLIAGLGAGMLASQLGSVTVSSMPDDRAGEVGGLQNTATNLGSSIAIALTGAVLISALTTSFLTGIQENPDISEASLASAEVELGAGIPFLSDQDLTAALDEAGVPPDAAASIAAVNTAARVRALQSALGVLLLIAVVALFTSGKVPAHQPGHRPPPA